The following coding sequences are from one Ruminococcus flavefaciens AE3010 window:
- the fabD gene encoding ACP S-malonyltransferase, translating into MTISLFSGQGSQYEGMGKDIAEAMPELLSVYETGSEILGTDLKEICFNAPLDELSRTINSQPAIMATSIVCLKAAQSKGFTFDGVAGHSLGEYAAMYASGMISLEDAFRLIKARAAAMEEATASSKGAMAAIMKIAPEEVERVCGEAKEYVTAVNYNSPVQTVIAGTPEGIAEVSEIFAEMKARVIPLNVAGAFHSKLMQPAADKFYETAKTIEFKAPQVKYYSNLTGGELTDFSDMASMLAKHIVSPVRFTSELAAMQEAGADKFVEFGPGRTLTGLVKKTLKDVTAVNVENMETLEGALS; encoded by the coding sequence ATGACAATTTCACTATTTTCGGGACAGGGCTCTCAGTATGAGGGAATGGGCAAGGACATCGCAGAAGCAATGCCCGAGCTTCTCTCCGTTTACGAGACAGGCTCCGAAATACTGGGCACAGACCTGAAAGAGATATGCTTCAATGCTCCCCTTGATGAATTATCGAGGACTATCAACTCTCAGCCCGCTATCATGGCAACTTCCATCGTGTGCCTGAAAGCTGCTCAGTCAAAGGGCTTCACATTCGACGGAGTTGCAGGTCACTCCCTCGGAGAGTACGCTGCAATGTACGCTTCGGGAATGATATCCCTTGAGGACGCATTCCGCCTTATAAAGGCAAGAGCTGCCGCTATGGAGGAGGCTACAGCTTCTTCAAAGGGCGCTATGGCAGCTATCATGAAGATAGCTCCCGAGGAAGTTGAGAGAGTGTGCGGCGAGGCTAAGGAATATGTCACAGCCGTAAACTACAACTCACCTGTTCAGACCGTTATCGCAGGCACTCCCGAGGGTATCGCCGAGGTAAGCGAGATATTCGCAGAAATGAAGGCAAGAGTTATCCCGCTCAACGTTGCAGGCGCTTTCCATTCAAAGCTCATGCAGCCTGCTGCGGACAAGTTCTACGAAACAGCAAAGACTATCGAGTTCAAGGCTCCCCAAGTGAAGTACTACTCAAATCTCACAGGCGGCGAGCTGACAGACTTCTCGGATATGGCTTCCATGCTTGCAAAGCACATCGTATCACCTGTGCGCTTCACATCTGAGCTTGCAGCTATGCAGGAGGCAGGCGCTGACAAGTTCGTTGAGTTCGGTCCCGGAAGAACTCTCACCGGTCTGGTAAAGAAGACACTCAAGGACGTGACAGCAGTAAACGTTGAAAATATGGAAACACTTGAAGGAGCATTATCATGA
- a CDS encoding beta-ketoacyl-ACP synthase III, whose protein sequence is MGISILGTGSYVPDQIMTNDDFTRFVETDDEWIRTRTGISQRRMAGWEPTWYMGAQASLKAVKASGIDPADIGLIISCTATSDFLTPSMASVIQHEVGAVNAAAFDMNAACSGFVYATDVARRFLETDDSLKYVLVVANEALSRFLDFTDRSSCILFGDGAAAVILEKSDKLYSSALCSDGSGAGLLCARSLNVAPEVAVEKSDFEDPFPDVPIHKLQQNGKEVYKFAVAALPKSFELAAAKVGITKDDIDWFVPHQANIRIIETAAKKLGAPMEKFIVTLDHYGNTSSASIPLALCEGIEKGLIKRGQKIALIGFGAGLTYGGIICEY, encoded by the coding sequence ATGGGTATAAGCATTTTGGGAACGGGCAGCTATGTGCCTGACCAGATAATGACAAACGACGATTTTACCCGATTTGTTGAGACTGACGACGAGTGGATACGCACAAGAACGGGCATATCGCAGCGCCGTATGGCAGGCTGGGAGCCCACATGGTATATGGGCGCACAGGCTTCTCTGAAAGCTGTAAAGGCGTCGGGCATCGACCCTGCGGACATCGGGCTTATCATATCCTGTACTGCTACATCGGACTTCCTCACCCCCAGCATGGCGAGCGTTATCCAGCATGAAGTGGGCGCTGTCAATGCTGCTGCCTTTGATATGAACGCAGCCTGTTCGGGCTTCGTATACGCCACAGACGTGGCAAGGCGCTTCCTTGAGACAGATGATTCACTGAAATACGTTCTTGTTGTTGCCAATGAGGCGCTTTCACGCTTCCTTGACTTCACCGACAGATCGTCATGCATACTTTTCGGCGACGGTGCTGCCGCAGTCATACTGGAAAAGAGCGACAAGCTTTATTCATCGGCGCTGTGCTCTGACGGCAGCGGCGCGGGACTGCTCTGTGCAAGATCTCTGAACGTAGCTCCCGAGGTTGCAGTTGAGAAAAGCGATTTTGAGGATCCGTTCCCCGATGTTCCCATACACAAGCTTCAGCAGAACGGAAAAGAGGTATACAAGTTCGCAGTAGCGGCCCTGCCAAAGTCCTTCGAGCTTGCAGCCGCAAAGGTGGGCATCACCAAGGACGATATCGACTGGTTCGTACCTCATCAGGCTAATATAAGAATTATCGAGACAGCTGCCAAGAAGCTGGGCGCACCTATGGAGAAGTTCATCGTGACTCTCGATCACTACGGAAATACCTCCAGCGCTTCAATTCCTCTTGCTCTCTGCGAGGGCATAGAAAAGGGACTTATCAAGCGCGGACAGAAGATAGCCCTCATAGGCTTCGGAGCAGGTCTTACCTACGGCGGAATTATTTGTGAGTATTAA
- the fabK gene encoding enoyl-[acyl-carrier-protein] reductase FabK yields MRKRRTTMKTRITELLGCEYPIIQGGMAWVAEHTLASAVSNAGGIGLIAGGSAPIDYLREQIRLCKEKTNKPFGVNIMLMSPNADDLAQLCIDEGVKVITTGAGNPGKYMAAWKEAGIKVMPVVPSVALAKRMEKSGADAVIAEGTESGGHIGENTTMCLVPQVVDAVEIPVIAAGGIADGRGMAAAFMLGAEGVQIGTRFLASEECQIHPTFKDLVIKAKDTDNIVTGRYTGHPCRNIKTKFAKKLAAGEKEGTLSPEEFEQLTVGALRRAVVDGDVDSGSFLCGAISGMVNDIKTCADIVKEINDGAEKLLKI; encoded by the coding sequence ATGAGAAAAAGGAGAACTACTATGAAAACACGCATCACTGAGCTTCTCGGCTGCGAATACCCCATAATTCAGGGCGGTATGGCATGGGTAGCCGAGCATACACTTGCTTCCGCAGTATCCAACGCAGGCGGAATAGGACTTATCGCAGGCGGCAGTGCTCCCATAGACTATCTTCGTGAGCAGATTCGTCTGTGCAAGGAAAAGACAAACAAGCCTTTCGGCGTAAACATAATGCTTATGAGCCCCAATGCCGACGATCTGGCACAGCTCTGTATCGATGAGGGCGTTAAGGTCATCACCACAGGTGCGGGCAACCCCGGCAAGTACATGGCTGCATGGAAGGAAGCAGGCATAAAGGTGATGCCTGTAGTTCCGTCGGTAGCTCTTGCAAAGAGAATGGAGAAGTCAGGTGCTGACGCTGTTATCGCTGAGGGTACAGAGTCGGGCGGACATATCGGTGAAAACACAACAATGTGTCTCGTGCCTCAGGTAGTTGACGCTGTTGAGATACCCGTTATCGCCGCAGGCGGCATCGCTGATGGCAGAGGTATGGCAGCTGCATTCATGCTGGGCGCCGAGGGCGTTCAGATAGGCACACGCTTCCTCGCTTCCGAGGAGTGTCAGATACACCCCACATTCAAGGACCTTGTCATCAAGGCTAAGGATACTGACAATATCGTAACGGGACGCTATACAGGTCATCCGTGCAGAAATATCAAGACCAAGTTCGCCAAGAAGCTTGCTGCAGGCGAAAAGGAGGGAACACTCTCTCCCGAGGAGTTCGAGCAGCTCACAGTGGGCGCTCTCCGCAGAGCTGTAGTTGACGGCGACGTGGACAGCGGTTCATTCCTCTGCGGAGCTATCTCAGGCATGGTCAACGACATAAAGACCTGTGCAGACATAGTCAAGGAAATAAACGACGGCGCGGAGAAGCTTTTAAAGATATGA
- a CDS encoding DUF4177 domain-containing protein, giving the protein MKYIYVKARRKLSGSFYIKSRDGELRPREVIDKMAGQGYRYVGHVPVYIGDNGALEEYDMIFEECGKQ; this is encoded by the coding sequence ATGAAGTACATTTATGTTAAAGCCAGAAGAAAGCTCAGCGGCAGCTTTTATATAAAAAGCCGCGACGGAGAGCTCAGACCCCGCGAGGTAATAGACAAAATGGCAGGGCAGGGCTACAGGTACGTAGGTCACGTTCCCGTTTATATCGGTGACAACGGCGCACTGGAAGAGTACGACATGATATTTGAGGAATGCGGCAAACAGTGA
- the fabG gene encoding 3-oxoacyl-[acyl-carrier-protein] reductase — MATAIITGASQGIGACIAKRLAKDGFDVVINHYPSDGDKEKALAVAEECRAFGVKAECYAADVSKFDQCEAMVKQVKADFGTIDALVNNAGITKDKLLARMSEDEYDAVIAVNQKSVFNMTKHVTAVMMKQRHGRIVNVSSVAGLYGNPGQMNYSASKAAIIGMTKTTAKEFGSRNITCNAVAPGFIHTPMTDGLSEELKERMINAVALRRYGEPEEIASVVSFLVSENASYVTGQVIEISGGLEM; from the coding sequence ATGGCAACAGCAATAATCACAGGCGCTTCACAGGGCATAGGCGCCTGTATCGCAAAGAGACTGGCAAAGGACGGCTTTGATGTAGTTATAAATCATTATCCCAGTGACGGAGATAAGGAAAAGGCTCTCGCAGTAGCAGAGGAATGCCGCGCATTCGGCGTAAAGGCTGAGTGCTATGCGGCAGACGTTTCAAAATTCGACCAGTGCGAGGCTATGGTGAAGCAGGTCAAGGCTGACTTCGGCACTATCGACGCTCTTGTAAACAATGCAGGCATCACAAAGGATAAGCTCCTTGCGAGAATGAGCGAGGACGAGTACGACGCTGTTATCGCAGTAAACCAGAAGAGCGTGTTCAATATGACCAAGCACGTTACTGCTGTAATGATGAAGCAGAGACACGGCAGGATAGTAAATGTATCCTCTGTTGCAGGACTTTACGGAAACCCGGGTCAGATGAATTATTCAGCTTCAAAGGCTGCCATAATCGGAATGACAAAGACAACAGCCAAGGAGTTCGGTTCACGAAACATCACATGCAATGCTGTAGCTCCGGGATTTATACACACTCCTATGACAGACGGGCTTTCCGAAGAGCTGAAGGAGAGAATGATAAATGCAGTAGCTCTCAGACGCTACGGCGAACCCGAGGAGATCGCGTCTGTAGTATCCTTCCTCGTTTCCGAAAATGCGTCCTACGTTACGGGACAGGTCATCGAGATCTCAGGCGGTCTCGAAATGTAA
- the fabF gene encoding beta-ketoacyl-ACP synthase II: MSRRVVITGMGAITPLGTGVEKFWKGIRENRLGISFIDMFDTERTGVKIAGIVRDFNEEDYYGVEGCFEKKEARHMDRFTKYAVVAAHEALTDAGTSFKDMDPYKVGVLVGSGIGGIDLTLSEYTKYLEKGPGRMSAFYIPMMISNMAAGTISMKTGFRGANFDITTACATGTHCIGEAFRKIKDGYLDACLAGGTESTAEEFTFGGFSNMKALTKSGDLTRASIPFDKERSGFVLGEGSAVLVLEEYEHAKARGAKIYAEVAGYGATCDGYHMTSPMPGGEAAAKGMELAMEEAGLKPADIDYINAHGTSTGLNDKYETAAIKLALGDCAKTVKISSTKSMTGHLLGAAGAVEAVVCAKSIQEGFIHATVGYKVPDEECDLDYCGSGNIEQEVNAALSNSLGFGGHNATLCFKRVKD, translated from the coding sequence ATGAGCAGAAGAGTCGTTATCACAGGAATGGGTGCAATAACCCCGCTTGGAACAGGTGTTGAGAAGTTCTGGAAGGGCATAAGGGAAAACAGACTTGGAATATCCTTTATAGATATGTTCGATACCGAGCGTACAGGCGTTAAGATAGCAGGTATCGTCAGGGACTTCAATGAAGAGGATTATTACGGTGTGGAGGGCTGCTTTGAAAAGAAAGAGGCACGCCACATGGACAGATTCACCAAGTATGCGGTAGTAGCCGCACATGAAGCCCTTACAGACGCAGGTACAAGCTTCAAGGACATGGACCCGTACAAAGTGGGCGTACTTGTGGGCTCGGGCATCGGCGGCATCGACCTTACTCTTTCCGAGTACACAAAGTACCTTGAAAAGGGCCCCGGAAGAATGTCGGCGTTCTACATTCCTATGATGATAAGCAATATGGCAGCAGGGACCATATCCATGAAAACAGGCTTCAGAGGTGCTAATTTCGATATCACCACAGCATGCGCAACAGGTACTCACTGCATAGGCGAAGCCTTCCGCAAGATAAAGGACGGCTACCTTGACGCTTGTCTTGCAGGCGGTACAGAGTCAACGGCAGAAGAGTTCACATTCGGCGGATTCTCAAATATGAAAGCCCTTACAAAGTCGGGCGACCTCACAAGAGCCTCCATTCCCTTCGACAAGGAGAGAAGCGGCTTTGTACTTGGCGAGGGAAGCGCAGTCCTCGTGCTTGAGGAATACGAGCACGCAAAGGCAAGAGGCGCTAAGATATACGCAGAGGTGGCAGGCTACGGCGCTACCTGCGACGGCTACCATATGACTTCACCTATGCCCGGCGGCGAGGCTGCTGCAAAGGGCATGGAGCTTGCAATGGAGGAAGCAGGATTAAAGCCTGCTGATATAGATTATATCAACGCACACGGCACATCGACAGGTCTCAACGACAAGTATGAGACAGCCGCTATAAAGCTGGCTCTGGGCGACTGTGCGAAAACAGTAAAGATAAGCTCTACCAAGTCCATGACAGGACATCTTCTCGGCGCAGCAGGCGCTGTTGAAGCGGTAGTATGTGCAAAGTCCATACAGGAGGGCTTCATTCACGCAACAGTGGGATATAAGGTGCCCGATGAGGAATGTGACCTCGATTACTGCGGAAGCGGTAATATAGAGCAGGAGGTCAATGCCGCTCTGTCCAATTCACTTGGCTTCGGCGGACATAATGCGACACTTTGCTTCAAAAGGGTAAAAGACTGA
- the accB gene encoding acetyl-CoA carboxylase biotin carboxyl carrier protein: protein MEKIYGQIDLETIEKLADIINKKELSELTIASGENTITLKGKKAMPMPMPVPVAAAAPQQAQLPAESALSASEASMAEEVSGKIVKSPIVGTFYSAPSPDKPPFVKTGDEVKKGDVIMIIESMKLMNEIQSEFDGVVEQILVSDGQAVEFDQPIMVIK, encoded by the coding sequence ATGGAGAAAATTTACGGTCAGATAGACCTTGAGACAATAGAGAAGCTTGCAGACATAATCAATAAGAAGGAGCTCTCCGAGCTTACTATTGCAAGCGGCGAGAATACTATCACATTAAAGGGCAAGAAGGCTATGCCTATGCCCATGCCTGTACCTGTAGCTGCGGCAGCTCCCCAGCAGGCTCAGCTCCCGGCAGAGAGCGCACTCTCGGCAAGCGAGGCTTCAATGGCTGAGGAGGTAAGCGGCAAGATAGTAAAGTCGCCTATCGTAGGTACATTCTACTCTGCCCCCTCACCTGACAAGCCGCCTTTCGTAAAGACAGGCGACGAGGTCAAGAAGGGCGACGTTATAATGATAATCGAGTCCATGAAGCTCATGAACGAGATACAGTCCGAGTTCGACGGCGTTGTTGAGCAGATACTTGTATCCGACGGACAGGCAGTGGAATTCGACCAGCCCATAATGGTCATAAAGTGA
- the fabZ gene encoding 3-hydroxyacyl-ACP dehydratase FabZ — protein sequence MADILMNKEQIMEIIPHRDPFLLIDEIVDMEIGVKVHARKYIKEEDFWFKGHFPGYPVTPGVLMVEMLAQAGAVCMLSKPEFKGKIGLFGGIDKAKFRRQVVPGDVLDLEVEIIRQRGPVGTGQALASVGGEKAVSCEITFVVTDNK from the coding sequence ATGGCTGATATACTTATGAATAAAGAACAGATAATGGAAATAATCCCCCACCGCGACCCCTTTCTTCTCATTGACGAGATAGTTGATATGGAAATCGGCGTAAAGGTACACGCAAGAAAGTACATCAAGGAAGAGGACTTCTGGTTCAAGGGTCACTTCCCGGGATATCCCGTGACTCCGGGCGTTCTTATGGTTGAGATGCTGGCTCAGGCAGGAGCTGTCTGCATGCTATCAAAGCCTGAATTCAAGGGCAAGATAGGACTTTTCGGCGGCATCGACAAGGCTAAGTTCCGCAGACAGGTAGTCCCGGGGGACGTACTCGACCTTGAAGTGGAGATAATCCGTCAGAGAGGACCTGTGGGAACAGGTCAGGCGCTTGCCTCAGTAGGCGGCGAAAAGGCTGTATCCTGCGAGATAACCTTCGTTGTGACAGATAATAAATAA
- the accC gene encoding acetyl-CoA carboxylase biotin carboxylase subunit has translation MFRKVLIANRGEIAVRIIRACRELNIRCVAVYSTADRNSLHAQIADEAVCIGPAATKDSYLNMNAIIQAALNTGAEAIHPGFGFLSENAEFAKLCEANGIVFIGPSYKSIEMLGDKAAAKETMAAAGVPVIPGSKGAVKSLEEAREIAEKAGYPVLVKASAGGGGRGIRRVDSADELEAQMTAAQQEAKNFFGDDAVYIEKFLINPHHVEIQIIADKHGNYLHLCERDCSMQRRNQKMLEECPSPIVSPELRAKMGAAAVTAAKECGYYNAGTIEFLVDENRDFYFMEMNTRIQVEHPITEEVTGFDLVKAQIEIADGKPLELKQEDITIRGHAIECRINAENPDKGFRPSPGTITALYMPGGPGIRIDGAVYQGYTITPYYDSMISKLIAHGSDRDDAINKMKWALSEFIVEGVDTNIDFQLEIIKNADFKAGKYDIGFLGRYMEEKKK, from the coding sequence ATGTTCAGAAAAGTACTTATCGCCAACAGAGGCGAGATAGCTGTACGAATCATCAGAGCGTGCCGAGAGCTGAATATACGCTGTGTTGCAGTATATTCAACTGCCGACCGCAATTCGCTCCATGCACAGATAGCCGACGAGGCTGTATGCATCGGACCTGCGGCAACAAAGGACAGCTACCTTAACATGAACGCTATCATACAGGCGGCACTGAATACAGGCGCAGAAGCCATACATCCAGGCTTCGGCTTCCTTTCCGAGAACGCCGAGTTCGCAAAGCTCTGCGAGGCTAACGGAATAGTTTTCATCGGTCCGTCATATAAGTCAATAGAGATGCTTGGCGACAAGGCAGCTGCAAAGGAAACTATGGCAGCAGCGGGAGTACCTGTTATCCCGGGCTCAAAGGGCGCAGTCAAGTCCCTTGAGGAAGCCCGCGAGATAGCCGAAAAGGCAGGCTACCCCGTACTGGTAAAGGCTTCCGCAGGCGGCGGCGGACGCGGCATACGCCGTGTTGACAGTGCAGACGAGCTTGAAGCTCAGATGACAGCCGCTCAGCAGGAGGCAAAGAACTTCTTCGGTGACGACGCCGTATATATCGAGAAGTTCCTCATAAATCCGCACCATGTTGAGATACAGATAATTGCAGACAAGCACGGCAACTACCTCCACCTCTGCGAGCGTGACTGCTCAATGCAGCGCCGCAACCAGAAGATGCTGGAGGAGTGTCCCAGCCCTATCGTAAGCCCCGAGCTTCGCGCAAAAATGGGAGCTGCGGCAGTTACCGCTGCCAAGGAGTGCGGCTACTACAACGCAGGTACTATCGAGTTCCTCGTTGACGAGAACCGCGACTTCTACTTCATGGAGATGAATACCAGAATACAGGTCGAGCACCCTATTACCGAGGAGGTAACGGGCTTCGACCTTGTAAAGGCTCAGATAGAGATAGCAGACGGCAAGCCTCTTGAATTAAAGCAGGAGGACATCACCATACGCGGTCACGCTATCGAGTGCAGAATAAATGCGGAGAACCCCGACAAGGGCTTCCGTCCCTCGCCCGGTACTATCACCGCGCTCTATATGCCCGGAGGTCCCGGAATAAGAATTGACGGCGCCGTATATCAGGGCTACACCATCACACCTTACTATGACTCTATGATAAGCAAGCTCATTGCTCACGGCTCAGACCGAGATGACGCCATAAACAAGATGAAATGGGCGCTTTCGGAGTTCATCGTGGAGGGCGTTGATACAAATATCGACTTCCAGCTGGAGATAATCAAAAATGCCGATTTCAAGGCAGGTAAATATGATATAGGCTTCCTTGGAAGATACATGGAAGAAAAGAAGAAATAA
- the accD gene encoding acetyl-CoA carboxylase, carboxyltransferase subunit beta produces the protein MFEDFFNVVKKRFNDGEEEYKPPMFKCPRCQGTSPLYKYEELHRVCPKCNYHGRLSSTERIAITVDKGSFRELNGRMKSANPLDFPDYSEKQAELRAATGLNEAVITGTATIKGSPVVIGIMDSRFMMGSMGSVVGEKITRAFEYATEKKLPVVMFTASGGARMQEGIVSLMQMAKTSGAVKLHSEAGGLYISVMTDPTTGGVTASFASLGDIIIAEPKVLIGFAGRRVIEGTIKQKLPDDFQLAEFMYTKGFVDMIVERRKLRSVLSHLLKLHGFYPKEA, from the coding sequence TTGTTTGAAGATTTTTTCAACGTTGTAAAAAAGCGCTTCAATGACGGTGAGGAGGAATATAAGCCCCCCATGTTCAAATGCCCCCGCTGTCAGGGAACGAGCCCTCTTTATAAATATGAAGAGCTCCACAGAGTCTGCCCCAAGTGCAACTATCACGGCAGACTTTCCTCCACCGAGCGTATCGCTATAACTGTGGACAAGGGAAGCTTCAGAGAGCTCAACGGCAGAATGAAGAGCGCCAATCCGCTGGATTTTCCCGATTACAGCGAAAAGCAGGCGGAGCTCCGCGCCGCTACTGGACTTAATGAGGCTGTTATCACAGGTACGGCTACTATCAAGGGCTCGCCTGTAGTTATCGGCATCATGGACTCGCGCTTTATGATGGGCTCTATGGGAAGCGTCGTAGGCGAAAAGATAACCCGTGCATTTGAGTATGCCACCGAGAAAAAGCTCCCCGTGGTAATGTTTACCGCTTCGGGCGGAGCTCGTATGCAGGAGGGCATAGTGTCTCTTATGCAGATGGCTAAGACATCGGGCGCAGTAAAGCTCCACAGCGAGGCAGGCGGACTCTATATATCCGTAATGACCGACCCCACCACAGGCGGCGTAACAGCCAGCTTTGCGTCACTGGGCGATATAATCATAGCCGAGCCAAAGGTGCTCATTGGCTTTGCAGGCAGACGTGTTATCGAGGGAACTATCAAGCAGAAGCTCCCCGATGATTTCCAGCTTGCCGAGTTTATGTACACCAAGGGCTTTGTGGATATGATAGTCGAGCGCAGAAAGCTGAGAAGCGTGCTCTCTCATCTTCTGAAGCTCCACGGATTTTACCCTAAGGAGGCGTGA
- a CDS encoding acetyl-CoA carboxylase carboxyltransferase subunit alpha, protein MDDKRTAWERLQLIHTKGRPTIKDYIPQIFTDWYEMHGDRLFGDDRAIICGLARLDGEPVTIIAEVKGRDINENKNCNFAMPHPEGYRKALRLARQAEKFHRPIICFIDTPGAFCGVAAEERGQGEAIAKNIAEFMTLRTPIISIVLGEGGSGGALALGVCDELAMLENAEYSVLSPRGFASILWKDASREQEASEIMKITAEDMVRLGVAEAIIEEPLGGAHNDLDKISENIHEYLSQKIPEKCKKDIDVLLKERYTKFRKIGAFIE, encoded by the coding sequence ATGGACGACAAGAGAACAGCGTGGGAACGCCTTCAGCTCATACACACTAAGGGCAGACCTACTATTAAAGATTATATACCTCAGATATTCACCGACTGGTACGAGATGCACGGCGACAGACTCTTCGGCGACGACAGGGCTATCATCTGCGGTCTTGCAAGACTGGACGGCGAGCCTGTTACCATTATCGCAGAGGTAAAGGGCAGGGATATCAACGAGAACAAGAACTGCAACTTCGCAATGCCTCACCCCGAGGGCTACAGAAAGGCTCTCAGACTGGCAAGGCAGGCGGAGAAGTTCCACCGTCCTATCATATGCTTTATCGACACTCCGGGAGCATTCTGCGGAGTTGCTGCCGAGGAGCGCGGACAGGGTGAGGCTATCGCAAAGAATATCGCGGAGTTCATGACTCTCCGCACACCTATAATATCTATCGTCCTCGGTGAGGGCGGAAGCGGCGGAGCTCTTGCTCTGGGCGTATGCGACGAGCTTGCAATGCTTGAGAACGCTGAGTACTCCGTATTATCGCCAAGAGGCTTTGCAAGCATACTCTGGAAGGACGCTTCAAGAGAGCAGGAAGCCAGTGAGATAATGAAGATAACCGCAGAGGATATGGTGCGTCTCGGCGTTGCAGAAGCCATAATCGAGGAGCCCCTCGGCGGTGCACATAACGATTTAGACAAAATTTCAGAAAATATACACGAATATTTGTCACAAAAAATTCCCGAAAAATGTAAAAAAGATATTGACGTTTTGCTTAAAGAACGCTATACTAAATTTAGAAAAATCGGAGCGTTCATTGAATGA
- the acpP gene encoding acyl carrier protein: MEDQIMIFEKLKDIIAEQLSVEADEVNMDSNIQDDLGADSLDVVDLITTIEDEFDISIPDEAVEEIKTVGDIVNYIEKNTDAE; encoded by the coding sequence ATGGAGGACCAAATAATGATTTTTGAAAAACTCAAAGATATTATTGCAGAACAGCTCAGTGTGGAGGCAGACGAAGTAAACATGGATTCAAATATCCAGGACGATCTTGGTGCTGATTCACTTGACGTTGTTGACCTCATCACAACTATCGAGGACGAGTTCGACATCTCTATCCCCGATGAGGCTGTAGAAGAGATCAAAACAGTTGGAGACATCGTAAACTACATCGAAAAGAACACAGACGCTGAGTAA
- a CDS encoding cobalamin biosynthesis protein CobQ, with translation MKNIKIITGHYGSGKTNFAVNLAVKAAEEGKSAAIVDLDIVNPYFRTADFRDLFEEKGIRLIAPDFARSNLDIPSIQFDVVELAMDEDCLIIDVGGDDAGAVALGRYADDLEQFKDSIEMYCVINQRRYLTNTAEEVTKLMYEIEAAARMKHTAIVNNTNLGCETTLDIIEQSRPFAEETSRITGLPIKYTVYPEDIAELADKPDVFSAKIYVKPVWG, from the coding sequence ATGAAGAATATTAAGATAATCACAGGACACTATGGCAGCGGCAAGACCAATTTTGCCGTCAATCTTGCAGTGAAAGCCGCTGAGGAGGGCAAGTCCGCAGCTATCGTAGACCTTGATATAGTAAACCCCTACTTCCGAACAGCCGATTTCCGTGACCTGTTCGAGGAAAAGGGCATAAGACTTATAGCTCCCGATTTTGCAAGGAGCAACCTCGATATCCCGTCTATACAGTTCGACGTTGTGGAGCTGGCTATGGACGAGGACTGCCTCATAATCGACGTGGGCGGCGACGACGCAGGCGCTGTTGCGCTGGGACGCTATGCCGACGATCTGGAGCAGTTCAAGGACAGTATCGAGATGTACTGCGTCATAAATCAGCGCCGCTACCTCACAAATACTGCCGAGGAAGTCACAAAGCTGATGTATGAGATAGAGGCGGCAGCACGTATGAAGCATACGGCTATCGTCAACAATACCAACTTGGGCTGCGAGACTACTCTCGATATCATCGAGCAGTCCCGACCATTTGCCGAGGAGACCTCACGCATAACAGGGCTCCCAATAAAGTATACGGTATATCCCGAGGACATCGCGGAGCTTGCTGATAAGCCCGATGTATTTTCGGCGAAGATATATGTTAAGCCCGTCTGGGGCTGA
- a CDS encoding 4Fe-4S dicluster domain-containing protein, translating into MEKMTVITERCKGCGLCTAACPKKIVVLQKEKRNKKGYFYAECTDQSACISCAMCATMCPDCAIVIQK; encoded by the coding sequence ATGGAAAAGATGACAGTTATTACTGAGCGCTGCAAGGGCTGCGGACTCTGTACAGCTGCCTGTCCCAAGAAGATAGTCGTTCTCCAGAAGGAGAAGCGCAACAAGAAGGGATATTTCTACGCAGAGTGTACCGACCAGTCGGCATGTATCAGCTGCGCAATGTGTGCAACAATGTGTCCTGACTGCGCTATCGTTATTCAAAAATAA